One segment of Salmo trutta unplaced genomic scaffold, fSalTru1.1, whole genome shotgun sequence DNA contains the following:
- the LOC115182379 gene encoding histone deacetylase 9-B — protein sequence MLQTIYESESNFSTTTKELVGHQRLLDQQKMHNVNSVDIKPEVLLDPVSPLDLRTDLRMLGPGSDPGMWERQLQQELLLIQKQQQVQKQLLISEFQKQHENLTRQHQAQLQEHLKLQQELQAMKQQQELVEKERRQQQQQQQQSQQEKEQERHRREQHVLCLSLRGKERTRESAVASNEVKQKLQEFLLSKSNKDLSSAGATHTLIHHPKLWYTSSHHTSLDQSSSPLGGMSPVCHYTLPSPQDGQDDFPLRKTGTATHTRTHPRTHPPTHTPTHTHMHAHTHAWMVMDDNSMNCLAVMDDNSMNCLAVMDDNSMNCLAVMDDNSMNCLVVMDDNSMNCLAVMDDNSMNCLAVMDDNSMNCLVVMDDNSMNCLVVMDDN from the exons tgGACATTAAGCCAGAGGTACTTTTGGACCCCGTGTCTCCGTTGGACCTGCGTACAGACCTGAGGATGCTGGGGCCTGGCTCGGACCCGGGAATGTGGGAGCGTCAGTTGCAGCAGGAGCTGCTCCTCATCCAGAAACAGCAGCAGGTCCAGAAACAGCTGCTGATCAGCGAGTTCCAGAAGCAGCATGAGAATCTGACCCGCCAgcaccaggcccagctccaggaGCACCTCAAG ctgcaACAGGAGCTGCAGGCCATGAAGCAGCAGCAGGAGctggtggagaaggagaggaggcagcagcagcagcagcagcagcagagccagCAGGAGAAGGAGCAGGAGAGACATCGGAGGGAGCAGCATGTCCTCTGTCTCAGCCTCAGGGGCAAGGAGCGCACCAGAGAGA GTGCTGTGGCCAGTAATGAGGTGAAGCAGAAACTCCAAGAGTTTCTGTTGAGTAAATCAAACAAGGACCTGTCCTCTGCCGGAGCCACACACACGCTTATCCATCACCCCAAGCTCTGGTACAC GTCCTCCCACCACACGTCTCTGGACCAGAGTTCTTCTCCCCTGGGAGGCATGTCTCCTGTCTGCCACTacacactcccctcccctcagGACGGACAGGACGACTTCCCACTGAGGAAAACAGGtacggccacacacacacgcacccacccacgcacacacccacccacgcacacacccacgcacacacacatgcacgcacacacccacgcaTGGATGGTCATGGATGATAATAGTATGAACTGCTTGGCGGTCATGGATGATAATAGTATGAACTGCTTG GCGGTCATGGATGATAATAGTATGAACTGCTTGGCGGTCATGGATGATAATAGTATGAACTGCTTGGTGGTCATGGATGATAATAGTATGAACTGCTTGGCGGTCATGGATGATAATAGTATGAACTGCTTGGCGGTCATGGATGATAATAGTATGAACTGCTTGGTGGTCATGGATGATAATAGTATGAACTGCTTGGTGGTCATGGATGATAATA